The Verrucomicrobiia bacterium genome includes a window with the following:
- a CDS encoding GreA/GreB family elongation factor, whose translation MSKAFTRESDDAPDPLPAVRPFSVPGGKNYLTPAGAKNLENELGVLLQKSQDLAASSSDDNKRARQSLLPRISYLQQSLAAAVISPPPEPPWEQIFFGATVKLRGGDGEEASYRIVGVDEMDLDRNWVSWTSPIARALLKKQLGQQVKFKMPAGEQDWTIVEISYE comes from the coding sequence ATGAGCAAAGCCTTCACGCGCGAATCGGACGATGCGCCTGATCCACTGCCCGCGGTGCGGCCATTCTCGGTGCCGGGCGGAAAAAATTATCTAACGCCAGCAGGGGCGAAGAATTTGGAAAACGAACTTGGCGTTCTTCTACAAAAGTCACAGGATCTCGCGGCTTCGAGTTCAGACGACAACAAACGCGCACGCCAATCTTTGCTGCCGCGAATTTCTTATCTGCAACAGAGCCTCGCTGCCGCAGTCATATCGCCGCCGCCGGAACCGCCCTGGGAACAAATCTTTTTTGGCGCGACGGTTAAACTGCGGGGCGGAGATGGTGAGGAGGCCAGCTATCGGATCGTGGGCGTTGACGAGATGGATCTGGATCGGAATTGGGTCAGTTGGACTTCGCCGATTGCGCGGGCGCTGTTGAAAAAGCAGCTTGGACAGCAGGTGAAATTCAAAATGCCCGCTGGCGAACAGGATTGGACGATAGTTGAGATTTCTTACGAGTGA
- the dacB gene encoding D-alanyl-D-alanine carboxypeptidase/D-alanyl-D-alanine-endopeptidase — protein MKKWILKFSLAAILISGAGSFALAQETSKAIEVAKEPESVEALQKNIRELIENPRYDAAMWGIKIASLDSEKILFEHNAQKLFSPASNSKLYTMALALTRLGPEHRIKTSLYAKGRPNETGTLNSDLIIYGRGDPTISGEYNHGDVMRAFEPLVAALTNAGVKEIAGDLIGDDSFFHSAPFGAGWDWGDLEADYGAEISALTINSNTVQLIVKPGESIGTVARLAFSPPTTYIAISNRTETTAKGTRSTLRLYRPLGENLVYVTGHVPLDYAGSSEDVTMHDPAALFASLFKEALKQHGIAVSGVTRSAHWLDRENAPLDFSQWSEIGVVESRPFREIIKSVEKPSQNLYTDMMLEYVGANALGTNATGASTEAGLRELGSFLAKAGVRRGDTIFDEGSGLSRNNLTTPNATVALLTYMSRQKDFPVYYDALPIAGVDGTLRRCMKGTPAAGNVRAKTGTLRWANSVSGYMTNAVGEHLVFSMMLNRFQSPPGYERSKTADMDVILEMLAKFAVNSGTK, from the coding sequence ATGAAAAAATGGATCCTCAAATTTTCGCTGGCGGCAATTTTAATTAGCGGCGCGGGCAGTTTTGCTTTGGCGCAAGAAACGAGCAAAGCCATTGAAGTGGCGAAAGAGCCGGAGTCGGTGGAGGCGTTGCAAAAAAACATTCGCGAACTGATTGAGAATCCGCGCTACGACGCGGCGATGTGGGGTATCAAGATCGCATCGCTGGATTCGGAAAAAATTTTGTTCGAGCACAACGCGCAAAAACTTTTCAGCCCGGCTTCGAACTCGAAACTCTATACGATGGCGCTGGCGTTGACGCGGCTCGGGCCGGAGCATCGCATCAAGACCTCGCTTTACGCCAAGGGGCGTCCCAACGAAACCGGCACGTTGAACAGCGACCTTATTATCTATGGCCGCGGCGACCCGACCATCAGCGGTGAATATAATCACGGTGACGTGATGCGCGCGTTTGAGCCGTTGGTGGCAGCGCTCACGAATGCGGGCGTGAAAGAGATCGCCGGTGACTTGATCGGCGACGATAGTTTTTTTCACAGCGCGCCGTTTGGAGCGGGCTGGGATTGGGGCGATTTGGAGGCGGATTATGGAGCGGAAATTTCCGCGCTCACGATCAATAGCAACACGGTCCAGCTGATCGTGAAGCCGGGCGAAAGCATCGGCACGGTGGCGCGATTGGCGTTTTCGCCGCCCACGACTTACATCGCGATAAGCAATCGCACCGAGACAACGGCGAAAGGCACGCGAAGCACGTTGCGGTTGTATCGTCCGCTGGGTGAAAATCTGGTTTATGTCACCGGCCACGTGCCGCTGGACTATGCGGGTTCGAGCGAAGACGTGACGATGCACGACCCGGCGGCGTTGTTTGCGTCGCTGTTCAAGGAAGCGTTAAAACAGCATGGCATCGCGGTGTCGGGAGTCACGCGGTCCGCGCATTGGCTGGATCGGGAAAATGCGCCGCTGGATTTTTCGCAATGGTCGGAGATCGGCGTGGTGGAGTCGCGGCCGTTTCGCGAAATCATCAAGTCGGTCGAGAAGCCTTCGCAAAATCTTTACACCGATATGATGTTGGAATACGTCGGCGCAAACGCGCTGGGCACAAATGCGACCGGCGCATCCACCGAAGCCGGTTTGCGTGAACTGGGATCTTTTTTGGCGAAGGCAGGCGTGCGCCGGGGCGATACGATTTTTGACGAAGGCTCGGGACTTTCGCGCAATAATTTAACGACGCCGAACGCGACGGTCGCGCTGCTGACTTATATGTCGCGGCAAAAAGATTTTCCGGTCTATTACGACGCTTTGCCGATTGCTGGCGTGGACGGGACATTGCGGCGGTGCATGAAAGGCACACCTGCGGCGGGAAATGTGCGCGCAAAAACGGGGACGCTGCGCTGGGCGAATTCAGTTTCCGGTTACATGACCAACGCGGTTGGTGAACACCTGGTTTTCTCGATGATGTTGAACCGATTCCAATCGCCGCCGGGTTACGAACGCTCGAAGACGGCGGACATGGATGTCATTCTGGAGATGCTGGCGAAATTTGCCGTGAACAGTGGGACCAAATAA
- the msrA gene encoding peptide-methionine (S)-S-oxide reductase MsrA, translating to MKFVCLAAILIGIGGFWYANAISQPPAPESPAVVPAIPPGAQVITLGMGCFWHTEAVFKQVPGVVSVTAGYMGGTTANPTHEQVSRGKSGHTEVARVVYDPTRTSLEKILQVFWTSHKLTQSNSIAGRSVIFYYSPEQQQAAEKSMSAEAKLFSKPITTQISPAQEFYVAEAYNQDYYAKAAKQCSVP from the coding sequence ATGAAATTTGTTTGCCTGGCAGCCATACTAATTGGCATCGGCGGGTTCTGGTATGCGAATGCGATTTCGCAGCCGCCCGCGCCCGAATCGCCGGCCGTCGTTCCGGCAATTCCGCCCGGGGCACAGGTGATCACCTTGGGCATGGGATGTTTTTGGCATACCGAAGCGGTCTTTAAGCAAGTGCCGGGCGTCGTGTCGGTGACGGCGGGTTATATGGGCGGGACAACGGCCAATCCAACGCATGAGCAGGTCAGCCGCGGCAAGTCGGGACATACCGAGGTTGCGCGTGTGGTTTATGATCCGACGCGAACCAGCCTCGAAAAAATTTTGCAAGTCTTCTGGACGTCGCACAAGCTGACGCAATCCAATTCTATCGCAGGGCGATCGGTGATTTTTTATTACTCGCCGGAACAGCAACAGGCCGCCGAAAAATCCATGTCAGCAGAGGCTAAATTATTTTCAAAACCGATCACGACTCAGATTTCACCCGCGCAAGAATTCTATGTGGCCGAGGCGTATAATCAGGATTACTACGCGAAAGCGGCGAAGCAATGCAGCGTGCCGTGA